A region of Cryptococcus decagattii chromosome 3, complete sequence DNA encodes the following proteins:
- a CDS encoding ribosomal protein L35, with product MSLFRTFLRPSSSIIPNFQPLLDLSLRQPQINAFSTTSSTLVKQKLKSHSSSKKRFFPNASGMFKRAQAGKSHLNTAFSASKVNRLAKGVYVTNTQAKKLKKLLPYA from the exons ATGTCTTTATTCCGAACTTTCCTTcgtccttcctcttcaataATACCCAACTTCCAGCCGCTGCTTGATCTCTCTCTTCGTCAACCCCAAATAAACGCCTTCTCAACAACCTCCTCAACGCTTGTCAAGCAAAAGCTCAAATCCCACTCTTCCTCAAAGAAAAGATTCTTTCCCAACGCTTCCGGAATG TTCAAGCGTGCTCAGGCAGGAAAATCGCATTTGAACACCGCTTTCTCTGCTTCTAAAGTCAACCGATTGGCCAAGGGCGTTTACGTGACTAACACCCAA GCTaagaagctgaagaagctCTTACCGTATGCTTAA